A single Euwallacea similis isolate ESF13 chromosome 1, ESF131.1, whole genome shotgun sequence DNA region contains:
- the LOC136413227 gene encoding zinc finger protein 665-like isoform X2 — translation MNNDNQNTIQTIHGGNSSNEVSSQRQNATTIPTDLRVNTTALNAVALSSVAKYWVLTNLLPGPIPQVSVYGLSGTGRDNQGKLTQETVLSQHATGVLQADPQLLLQQHAQIPVTSIATSQGTIGIPAGTIHLENAQTMSQQQPTHHVDHGQQMSRGEVRIPNSQPSHNQQNLVQVQVNQDNMVSVIDENTDKHNKDILAAQIQAAQMQLNESQINAQVLTVQQLHQLQAQQVQQVLDNVMVRMENSLEQNQTQHTPQQHQPHAEQQSNLTENMEMVKEEKSVQCKFLTNAQLGLQEVKGSVMDVRTMDGSIVKIQTNMQEQDLAKTLGVEMVQNMYKVNVDDLNQLLAYHEIFGKLQNQTEVSSSQGHTATNTTTINMQPQNSSNVTIITKDEQEHQNVPAVQHNENNTTSVITGSHQCDLCLKSFQFRYQLIVHRRYHNEKKPFTCQVCGKAFPNSTELSRHGKCHLGGSMFTCTICFHVFANAPTLERHMKRHSADKPYGCTTCGKTFARKEHLENHMRCHTGDTPYRCQFCGKNFTRKEHMVNHVRKHTGETPHRCEICKKSFTRKEHFMNHVMWHTGETPHCCTICGKKYTRKEHLANHMRSHTNDTPFRCEICGKAFTRKEHFTNHIMWHTGETPHRCDFCSKTFTRKEHLLNHVRQHTGESPHRCMYCNKSFTRKEHLTNHVRQHTGETPFKCTYCPKAFTRKDHLVNHIRQHTGESPHKCTYCTKSFTRKEHLNNHIRQHTGESPHKCHFCAKSFTRKEHLTNHVRIHTGESPHRCEFCQKTFTRKEHLTNHLRQHTGETPHCCNVCSKPFTRKEHLLIHMRSHTGERPFSCNECGKSFPLKGNLLFHQRSHTKGQQAERPFRCDLCGKDFMCKGHLVSHRRSHGGEKPFNCSECGKSFAEKGNLLRHTKKHALDREKAEMNEQAQAVQQQQQQQQQQNQTQSNLQQQLSQVNQPQQQQPTNGNLVQGSHLIHAAGHHSVVVPTNASVLASY, via the exons ATGAATAACGACAACCAAAATACCATTCAAACTATCCATGGAGGAAATTCAAGCAATGag GTTTCATCTCAAAGGCAAAATGCGACGACAATACCCACTGATCTCCGGGTAAATACCACTGCATTGAATGCAGTGGCACTGAGTAGTGTTGCAAAGTATTGGGTGCTCACTAACCTTTTGCCTGGCCCAATTCCACAAGTGTCAGTCTATGGTTTGTCTGGAACTGGAAGGGACAATCAAGGAAAGCTTACTCAA GAAACAGTTCTAAGTCAGCATGCAACTGGTGTGTTGCAAGCAGATCCGCAATTGTTGCTACAACAACATGCCCAAATCCCAGTTACCAGCATTGCAACATCCCAAGGTACCATTGGAATACCAGCTGGGACCATTCATTTGGAAAATGCACAGACTATGTCGCAGCAACAGCCAACTCATCATGTTGATCATGGACAGCAGATGAGTAGGGGTGAAGTAAGG ATTCCTAATTCACAGCCAAGCCATAATCAACAAAATCTAGTGCAAGTTCAAGTTAACCAGGACAATATGGTGTCTGTGATTGATGAGAACACTGACAAGCATAATAAGGATATTTTGGCAGCACAAATCCAAGCTGCCCAGATGCAGTTAAATGAATCTCAAATTAATGCTCAGGTGTTAACAGTGCAGCAACTACATCAGCTGCAAGCTCAACAAGTGCAGCAAGTACTGGACAATGTTATG GTGAGAATGGAGAATTCGTTAGAACAAAACCAGACCCAGCATACGCCACAGCAGCATCAACCACATGCAGAACAACAAAGCAATCTTACAGAAAATATGGAGATGGTGAAAGAAGAGAAATCAGTTCAGTGCAAATTTTTGACTAATGCTCAATTGGGGCTGCAAGAGGTCAAGGGGAGTGTTATGGATGTTCGTACTATGGATGGGAGTATTG tgaaaattcaaacaaatatGCAAGAACAGGATCTAGCCAAAACACTGGGGGTTGAAATGGTCCAAAACATGTACAAAGTGAATGTTGATGATTTAAACCAACTTCTAGCATATCacgaaatttttggaaaacttcAGAACCAAA CTGAAGTCAGCAGTAGTCAAGGACATACTGCCACCAATACTACCACAATTAATATGCAACCTCAGAACTCTTCAAATGTTACCATAATTACTAAAGATGAGCAGGAGCATCAAAATGTGCCAGCAGTGCAACATAATGAGAACAATACAACATCAGTTATAACTGGGAGTCATCAGTGTGATTTGTGTTTGAAATCATTTCAGTTTCGATATCAGTTAATTGTCCATAGAAGGTATCACAACGAGAAGAAACCCTTTACTTGTCAG GTATGTGGCAAGGCTTTTCCAAACAGCACCGAGTTGTCTCGTCACGGCAAGTGTCATCTTGGTGGCAGCATGTTCACCTGTACCATTTGCTTCCACGTGTTTGCAAATGCTCCTACTTTGGAAAGGCACATGAAACGACATTCTGCGGACAAACCGTATGGCTGTACCACTTGTGGGAAAACATTTGCCCGCAAAGAACATCTGGAAAACCATATGAGGTGCCATACGGGGGACACTCCATATCGCTGTCAGTTTTGTGGCAAAAATTTTACGCGGAAGGAACATATGGTGAACCATGTCAGAAAGCATACTGGGGAAACTCCGCATAG GTGCGAGATTTGCAAGAAATCCTTCACACGAAAAGAACATTTTATGAACCATGTGATGTGGCACACGGGGGAAACACCTCACTGTTGCACTATTTGTGGCAAAAAATACACCAGGAAGGAACATCTGGCTAATCATATGAGAAGCCACACCAATGATACGCCATTCAGGTGCGAGATTTGCGGAAAAGCGTTCACGAGAAAAGAACACTTTACCAATCATATCATGTGGCACACGGGCGAGACTCCGCATAGATGTGATTTTTGCTCGAAAACATTCACCAGAAAAGAGCACCTGCTTAACCATGTTAGGCAACATACGGGGGAATCTCCCCATCGTTGCATGTACTGTAACAAATCGTTTACAAGGAAGGAGCATTTAACCAATCACGTGCGACAGCATACAg GTGAAACTCCTTTTAAATGCACCTACTGCCCGAAAGCATTCACCCGCAAAGATCATTTAGTGAACCATATTCGACAACATACTGGCGAGTCTCCGCACAAGTGCACTTACTGTACCAAGTCATTCACGAGAAAAGAACATCTGAATAACCACATTCGACAGCACACTGGAGAGTCACCACACAAGTGCCATTTTTGTGCCAAATCTTTCACTAGGAAGGAGCATTTGACGAATCACGTTCGCATCCATACAG GTGAATCTCCGCATCGGTGtgaattttgtcaaaaaacgTTCACACGTAAGGAACATTTAACGAACCATTTGAGACAACACACGGGCGAAACACCACATTGTTGCAACGTGTGTTCAAAACCCTTCACTAGAAAGGAACACCTGTTGATCCATATGAGATCGCATACTGGCGAAAGACCATTTTCGTGTAACGAGTGTGGAAAATCGTTTCCTCTTAAAG GGAATCTCCTTTTCCATCAACGATCGCACACAAAGGGTCAACAAGCCGAACGTCCGTTCAGATGTGATCTGTGCGGCAAAGATTTTATGTGTAAAGGTCACTTGGTCTCACACCGACGATCACACGGTGGTGAAAAACCTTTCAACTGCTCGGAGTGCGGAAAGTCATTCGCCGAAAAGGGCAACTTGTTGCGCCATACTAAGAAACATGCGCTGGATCGTGAAAAGGCCGAGATGAACGAACAGGCGCAAG CAGTTCAACAACAACAACAGCAGCAGCAACAACAAAATCAGACCCAATCTAACTTGCAACAACAACTATCACAAGTTAATCAGCCGCAACAGCAGCAACCGACCAATGGTAACTTGGTGCAAGGCAGTCACCTGATTCACGCTGCTGGGCACCATTCGGTGGTGGTTCCTACGAACGCCAGCGTGTTGGCGTCCTACTAG